One window of Kiritimatiellia bacterium genomic DNA carries:
- the ruvX gene encoding Holliday junction resolvase RuvX — translation MPRWVGIDVGEKRIGVAVSDPDGWLATAREVIEISTAGEALPRVLEACRAVGATGIVVGLPLNMDGSRGEAARKAETFARELRAATGLPVHLWDERLTTRSAHGAMLEAGLRGERRRGRVDMVAAQMMLQSFLDAGGAAGRLSGQE, via the coding sequence ATGCCGCGCTGGGTCGGGATCGACGTTGGCGAAAAGCGGATCGGGGTGGCGGTCAGCGACCCGGATGGATGGCTGGCGACGGCTCGGGAAGTAATTGAGATTTCGACCGCCGGAGAGGCGCTCCCGCGCGTTCTCGAGGCGTGTCGGGCGGTCGGCGCCACGGGCATTGTTGTCGGGCTGCCTCTCAACATGGACGGGTCGAGGGGGGAGGCGGCTCGAAAGGCGGAGACGTTCGCTCGGGAACTTCGCGCCGCGACGGGACTTCCGGTGCATCTGTGGGATGAGCGGTTGACCACGAGGAGCGCGCACGGCGCGATGCTTGAGGCGGGTCTTCGGGGCGAGCGGCGCCGGGGGCGAGTTGACATGGTGGCGGCCCAGATGATGCTCCAATCCTTTCTGGATGCGGGAGGGGCTGCGGGCCGTTTATCCGGACAGGAATGA
- a CDS encoding biotin--[acetyl-CoA-carboxylase] ligase, with product MLSELEGQRDVAWEARLSEGLLTSRVGCPILAFHEVGSTNDIAKHLAEAGGPSGLAVIARNQTAGRGRRGRHWISSPGQSVLMSVVLRTPLLPGESPWLGLAAGVAVADSLETLGLGRISIKWPNDILVNGRKIAGILVEPRLGLERLDFAVLGIGVNVRQRESDWPASLRGLATSCLQEGCDVSLERVAAVILKHLEACEDLLLRGEKRLLIERWIGWGGSEELPQLD from the coding sequence ATGCTAAGCGAGCTTGAAGGCCAGCGCGACGTCGCGTGGGAGGCGCGGCTCTCCGAAGGATTGTTGACCTCGCGGGTCGGCTGCCCAATTCTGGCGTTTCACGAGGTGGGTTCCACCAACGACATCGCCAAGCACTTGGCGGAAGCGGGGGGGCCCAGCGGATTGGCCGTGATTGCGCGGAACCAGACTGCCGGTCGTGGGCGCCGTGGCCGGCATTGGATTTCGTCTCCCGGACAATCGGTTCTGATGTCCGTGGTTTTGAGAACGCCGCTGCTGCCCGGTGAAAGCCCTTGGCTGGGTTTAGCGGCTGGAGTTGCGGTTGCCGATTCGCTGGAGACGCTCGGCTTGGGTCGGATTTCGATCAAGTGGCCGAATGATATTCTCGTAAACGGCCGGAAAATTGCAGGGATCCTCGTGGAGCCGCGGCTGGGCCTCGAGCGTTTGGATTTTGCTGTGCTCGGGATCGGGGTGAATGTCCGTCAGCGGGAATCGGATTGGCCCGCCTCGCTTCGGGGGTTGGCGACGTCCTGCCTTCAGGAGGGCTGCGACGTGTCGCTGGAGCGCGTCGCGGCGGTTATTCTAAAGCATCTGGAGGCGTGCGAGGACCTGCTTCTCCGCGGCGAAAAGAGGTTGTTGATCGAACGTTGGATCGGGTGGGGCGGCTCCGAGGAACTTCCGCAACTCGACTGA
- the truA gene encoding tRNA pseudouridine(38-40) synthase TruA, giving the protein MGVRYRAVVSYDGTDFYGWQVQSGRRTVQAAIEEALQKVTGARVAVFCSGRTDSGVHARGQVIHFDLPAPRPTEKLFLALNANLPEDVRVERVARAPAGFDARFSAKAKEYRYFIWNNPVATPDTRRTHAHVRERLDVGAMKAAAALLVGCHDFAAFCANPGYERGSTVRRVDQITVRKSGRTVIIVVRGEGFLYRMVRSLAGFLIRVGLGELRPEDAERILASKVRTARVPTAPARGLFLWRVYY; this is encoded by the coding sequence ATGGGCGTGCGCTATCGCGCGGTGGTTTCCTACGACGGCACGGATTTTTACGGCTGGCAGGTTCAGTCGGGCCGCCGAACGGTCCAGGCGGCGATCGAAGAGGCGCTGCAGAAAGTGACCGGCGCCCGGGTGGCGGTCTTTTGCAGCGGGCGGACCGACTCCGGCGTTCATGCCCGCGGACAGGTGATTCATTTCGATCTGCCCGCCCCGCGACCAACGGAGAAGCTCTTTCTCGCCCTGAATGCGAATTTGCCGGAGGATGTCCGCGTGGAGCGCGTGGCGAGAGCGCCGGCGGGGTTCGACGCGCGGTTCAGCGCGAAGGCCAAGGAATACCGATATTTTATCTGGAACAATCCCGTGGCCACCCCGGATACCCGACGAACGCATGCGCACGTGAGAGAACGGTTGGATGTCGGCGCCATGAAGGCCGCGGCAGCACTTTTGGTGGGGTGTCATGATTTCGCCGCATTTTGCGCGAACCCGGGCTATGAGCGGGGCAGCACGGTCCGTCGGGTGGATCAAATCACTGTGAGGAAGAGTGGTCGGACCGTCATCATCGTTGTGCGCGGGGAGGGATTTCTTTATCGGATGGTTCGGAGCCTCGCGGGTTTCCTCATCCGCGTCGGGCTGGGCGAGCTTCGCCCGGAAGATGCGGAACGCATCCTGGCGTCCAAGGTTCGAACGGCCCGCGTGCCGACCGCCCCGGCTCGTGGACTCTTTCTCTGGCGCGTGTATTATTGA
- a CDS encoding type III pantothenate kinase, which produces MVVLVVDVGNTSTSAASYRGGRVSRVFRFSTPETSVRCIQRALHAVMGGRRPDGVAIASVVPRVDDIWRRALAIHRWAPVHFVTSRSVLDVPLVYPRPETIGADRIANAVGGVARYGKPLIVADFGTAVTFDIITRRGYEGGVIAPGLPLVFEYLAEKTAKLPRVRYAPVRAAWGRSTLQAMRLGAMWGYPGLVRGILEQLRAAPPLEGAKLVLTGGYARVVATSLGEEVRVDPTLTLFGIGRIFELNRERPA; this is translated from the coding sequence ATGGTCGTTCTGGTTGTGGATGTGGGCAATACGAGCACGTCGGCAGCGAGCTATCGCGGCGGCCGGGTGTCGCGTGTTTTCAGGTTCTCGACGCCGGAGACCTCCGTACGATGCATCCAACGCGCGCTGCATGCCGTGATGGGCGGCCGGAGGCCGGACGGTGTCGCCATCGCTTCGGTGGTTCCCCGCGTAGACGACATCTGGCGCCGGGCTTTGGCGATTCACAGATGGGCGCCCGTACACTTCGTGACGAGCCGCTCGGTGCTGGACGTTCCGCTGGTGTATCCCCGACCGGAGACGATCGGGGCGGACCGGATTGCCAACGCCGTTGGAGGGGTCGCCCGATATGGTAAACCGCTGATCGTGGCGGATTTTGGAACGGCGGTGACCTTCGACATTATTACGCGGCGCGGGTACGAAGGCGGGGTCATCGCGCCGGGCCTGCCGCTCGTGTTTGAGTACCTTGCGGAAAAAACGGCGAAATTGCCACGTGTGCGCTATGCCCCCGTTCGCGCCGCCTGGGGGCGATCGACGCTTCAAGCGATGCGACTGGGCGCGATGTGGGGATATCCGGGCCTAGTGAGAGGGATTTTGGAGCAGTTGCGGGCGGCCCCTCCGCTCGAAGGGGCGAAACTGGTACTGACCGGAGGGTACGCGCGGGTGGTTGCAACTTCCCTGGGAGAGGAGGTAAGGGTGGATCCCACGCTCACCCTGTTTGGCATCGGCCGTATTTTTGAACTCAACAGGGAGCGCCCAGCATGA
- the trpA gene encoding tryptophan synthase subunit alpha, giving the protein MNTRIDRRFSELRAEGRKGFIAYITAGDPSLDATVDFVLRLEDAGVDVVELGIPFSDPLADGRVNQESACRALAAGATPRAVFDAVERIRKKSEVPLMGYTYANPVHARGADRFMADAAAAGFDGLLILDVPPEEAAPYVRAMTRHKLNHIVLVTPTTPDERIASIVRTASGFVYCISREGVTGAQKTLNPSALDLVRRTKAKTDLPVALGFGIGTPELARLAATAADAVVVGSAIVQRLFEAPHTRAGRRAVADWVARLVRAVKEVSA; this is encoded by the coding sequence ATGAACACGCGCATCGACCGGCGGTTTTCGGAACTGCGAGCCGAGGGGCGCAAAGGATTCATAGCCTACATTACGGCTGGAGATCCATCGCTGGATGCCACGGTGGACTTCGTCCTTCGCCTGGAAGATGCGGGCGTCGACGTGGTGGAGCTGGGCATACCGTTTTCAGACCCTTTAGCAGACGGCCGCGTCAATCAGGAATCGGCGTGCAGGGCGCTTGCCGCCGGGGCCACGCCGCGTGCGGTTTTCGACGCTGTTGAGCGGATTCGAAAGAAAAGCGAAGTCCCGCTGATGGGCTACACGTATGCGAATCCCGTGCATGCGCGCGGCGCGGATCGGTTCATGGCGGATGCCGCTGCCGCGGGGTTTGACGGCCTGTTGATTCTGGACGTTCCGCCCGAGGAGGCGGCCCCTTATGTACGAGCGATGACGCGGCACAAACTCAACCACATCGTGCTGGTGACCCCGACCACGCCGGATGAACGCATCGCCTCCATCGTCCGTACGGCGAGCGGGTTTGTGTACTGCATTTCGAGGGAGGGCGTTACCGGCGCGCAGAAAACACTGAACCCATCGGCGCTTGATCTGGTCCGCCGCACGAAGGCGAAGACCGATTTACCCGTTGCGCTCGGTTTCGGAATCGGCACGCCGGAGTTGGCCCGGCTGGCGGCGACCGCGGCCGATGCGGTGGTCGTGGGCAGCGCGATTGTTCAGAGGCTGTTTGAGGCGCCCCACACGCGCGCGGGGCGCCGGGCCGTCGCGGATTGGGTTGCACGCCTCGTGAGGGCCGTGAAGGAGGTGTCCGCATGA
- the acnA gene encoding aconitate hydratase AcnA, with product MASLDRYLSSFQLKNGRTIHYYSLPRLEAEGLVRLDRLPYSIRVLLESLIRYQGRPAFSPHHVEAFARWSPGAENPEEFPFQPARVLLQDFTGVPCIADLAALRSAMQRAGHDPARIEPLIPVDLVIDHSVQVDTYETPESFQINVEKEFERNSERYVFLRWGQSAFKKLRIIPPGLGICHQVNLEYLAQVVMTSVDEAGRTIAFPDTLVGTDSHTTMVNGMGVLGWGVGGIEAEAAMLGQPIPLVSPKVTGVRLIGRLPPGATATDFALAITHLLRKVGVVEQFVEFFGPGVTALTLADRATVANMAPEYGATMGFFPVDAETLRYLRETGRSEEQIELVEAYCRAQKLFRTDDAPVPEFTQVVELDLATLRASVAGPKRPQDRLTLGEVKPSFQKALTAPLKERGYALPPEKLSVSVSADGLGTLRHGSVVVAAITSCTNTSNPHVLLAAGLLAKKAVERGLTVPPYVKTSLAPGSRVVTAYLKKSGLLDALARLRFHVVAYGCTTCIGNSGPLDPRIEKAIREGDIVAAAVLSGNRNFEGRVHPLTKANYLCSPPLVVAYALAGRVDIDLENEPIGNSNDGRPVYLRELWPAEEEIRQYLALAADPETYRELYRDITVSNPLWNKLPGGGSPVYQWDPDSTYIQEPPFLKNLSEVADLSDIRNAAVLALFGDFITTDHISPAGSIPKTSPAGQYLIARGVKPEDFNSYGARRGNHEVMMRGTFANIRIKNEMLGGREGGYTIFHPTGEIMSIYDAAMKYMAAGTPLVVIAGKMYGAGSSRDWAAKGTYLLGVKAVIAESFERIHRSNLVEMGVLPLEFVDGQNASSLGLTGRETISILGLSGGFSPGKRLTVVAESADGKKTFEVKARVDSEVEIDYMRHGGILPFVLRAAMK from the coding sequence ATGGCATCACTCGATCGCTATTTGTCGTCCTTCCAGCTCAAAAACGGCCGCACCATCCACTACTACAGTCTGCCCCGGTTGGAGGCGGAAGGTCTTGTCCGTCTGGATCGACTCCCCTACTCAATCCGCGTCCTGCTGGAATCGCTCATCCGCTACCAAGGCCGTCCCGCATTCTCGCCCCACCATGTGGAGGCGTTCGCTCGCTGGAGCCCGGGCGCCGAAAATCCGGAGGAATTTCCGTTCCAACCGGCGCGCGTCCTGCTCCAGGACTTCACGGGCGTCCCCTGCATCGCGGACCTTGCCGCACTGCGCAGCGCGATGCAGCGGGCCGGCCACGACCCGGCGCGCATCGAACCGCTGATTCCAGTCGACCTCGTCATCGACCACTCCGTGCAGGTCGACACCTATGAGACGCCCGAGTCCTTCCAGATCAACGTCGAGAAGGAATTCGAGCGCAACAGCGAGCGTTACGTCTTTCTCCGGTGGGGGCAGAGCGCCTTCAAAAAACTTCGCATCATTCCGCCCGGCCTCGGCATCTGCCATCAGGTCAATCTGGAATACCTCGCGCAGGTTGTCATGACGTCCGTCGACGAGGCGGGCCGCACGATTGCCTTCCCCGACACGCTGGTCGGCACGGATTCCCACACAACGATGGTGAACGGCATGGGCGTCCTGGGCTGGGGCGTCGGCGGCATTGAGGCGGAGGCGGCCATGCTGGGCCAGCCGATCCCGCTCGTATCGCCCAAGGTCACGGGCGTCCGGCTGATTGGTCGACTTCCGCCGGGCGCGACGGCCACGGATTTCGCACTCGCCATCACGCATCTGCTTCGCAAGGTCGGGGTTGTCGAACAATTCGTGGAATTTTTCGGGCCGGGGGTCACCGCCCTAACTCTCGCGGACCGCGCAACAGTCGCCAATATGGCGCCCGAGTATGGCGCCACCATGGGATTCTTCCCCGTGGACGCCGAGACCCTTCGCTACCTCCGGGAAACGGGACGCAGCGAGGAGCAGATCGAACTGGTCGAGGCCTATTGCAGAGCGCAGAAACTATTTCGGACCGATGACGCGCCCGTGCCGGAGTTCACCCAGGTCGTCGAACTCGATCTGGCCACCCTCCGAGCGAGCGTGGCCGGGCCCAAGCGGCCGCAGGACCGGCTCACACTTGGCGAGGTTAAGCCCTCGTTTCAGAAGGCGCTCACCGCCCCCCTCAAGGAACGCGGCTATGCCCTCCCGCCGGAGAAGCTCTCCGTGTCCGTCTCTGCTGACGGCCTCGGCACACTTCGCCACGGCTCCGTGGTCGTGGCGGCCATCACAAGTTGCACCAACACCTCGAACCCACACGTGCTGCTGGCAGCGGGGCTCCTGGCCAAAAAAGCGGTGGAACGCGGGCTCACAGTCCCCCCGTATGTCAAGACCAGTCTCGCCCCGGGCTCTCGCGTGGTGACCGCCTACCTCAAAAAGTCCGGCCTGCTAGACGCGCTGGCCCGCCTTCGCTTCCATGTCGTCGCCTACGGCTGTACCACGTGCATCGGCAACAGCGGACCCCTCGATCCGCGCATCGAAAAAGCCATTCGGGAGGGCGACATCGTTGCGGCCGCCGTGCTGAGCGGGAACCGCAACTTCGAGGGCCGCGTCCACCCTCTGACCAAGGCGAACTACCTGTGCTCCCCGCCGCTCGTGGTCGCCTATGCCCTTGCGGGCCGCGTCGACATCGACCTGGAGAATGAGCCGATTGGAAACAGCAACGACGGTCGGCCCGTCTATCTTCGGGAGCTCTGGCCCGCCGAAGAGGAGATTCGTCAATACCTCGCCCTCGCCGCCGATCCGGAAACCTATCGCGAGCTCTACCGCGACATCACGGTTTCCAATCCGCTGTGGAACAAGCTCCCCGGCGGCGGGTCGCCAGTTTATCAGTGGGATCCCGATTCGACTTACATCCAGGAACCGCCTTTCCTCAAAAATCTTTCGGAGGTCGCCGACCTTTCCGACATTCGCAACGCCGCCGTGCTGGCGCTCTTCGGCGATTTTATCACCACCGATCACATTTCGCCCGCCGGCTCGATTCCGAAAACCAGCCCCGCCGGCCAATATCTGATCGCCCGGGGCGTCAAGCCGGAGGACTTCAACTCCTACGGCGCGCGCCGCGGAAACCACGAGGTGATGATGCGCGGCACCTTCGCCAATATCCGGATCAAAAATGAAATGCTAGGCGGCCGGGAGGGCGGCTACACGATTTTCCATCCCACCGGTGAAATTATGAGCATCTACGATGCCGCCATGAAATACATGGCCGCCGGTACCCCCCTGGTGGTCATCGCGGGCAAAATGTACGGAGCGGGCTCCTCTCGAGATTGGGCCGCCAAGGGGACCTACCTGCTGGGCGTCAAGGCGGTCATCGCGGAAAGTTTCGAACGCATCCACCGCAGCAACCTCGTGGAGATGGGCGTCCTTCCGCTCGAATTCGTCGACGGCCAAAACGCGTCCTCTCTTGGCCTGACCGGCCGCGAAACTATTTCCATCCTGGGGCTTTCCGGCGGATTTTCTCCCGGCAAACGCCTGACGGTCGTCGCCGAGTCTGCGGACGGTAAGAAAACCTTTGAGGTCAAGGCCCGCGTTGATTCCGAAGTGGAGATCGATTACATGCGGCACGGCGGGATTCTTCCCTTCGTGCTGCGGGCCGCGATGAAATGA
- a CDS encoding sugar phosphate nucleotidyltransferase, with amino-acid sequence MTERFAVILAGGRGERFWPLSRSSRPKQLLDLVGEKTLIAQSVDRLRGLVEPEKILVLTNADLVGATRAAVPSLPPENVIGEPVGRDTAPAVALAAAIVKSRAPEDAVFAILTADHVIGDVPVFQRTLAAAMDVAAADSVLVTIGIRPFEPSTAYGYIEVGEHVPSVGGVRFRRAIRFVEKPDRPTAEQYVSGGCHVWNSGMFIWRVSTIEHSLAKHCPDLGSRVKGWALKAGSSDFPACIADEFGTCTKISIDYAVMEKADNIVVAEAEFSWDDVGSWPALERHFPADARGNVHIGDVAAIDCSRNIVYSRGRLTALVGIEDAIVVQTDDVTLICRRESAQNIKSLLAHLREAGRNEVL; translated from the coding sequence ATGACCGAACGGTTTGCCGTCATCCTTGCCGGCGGGCGCGGCGAACGGTTTTGGCCGTTGAGCCGATCGTCCCGTCCGAAACAGCTCCTCGACCTGGTGGGGGAAAAGACCCTGATTGCCCAATCGGTCGACCGCCTCCGCGGGTTGGTCGAGCCCGAAAAGATTCTCGTGCTGACCAACGCCGATTTGGTTGGGGCGACGCGTGCTGCGGTTCCGTCGCTGCCGCCCGAAAATGTGATCGGAGAACCTGTTGGGCGCGATACGGCCCCCGCCGTGGCGCTGGCGGCGGCGATTGTCAAATCGCGGGCGCCCGAAGACGCCGTATTCGCGATTCTCACGGCCGACCACGTGATTGGCGATGTGCCGGTATTTCAACGAACCCTCGCCGCGGCGATGGATGTTGCTGCAGCGGATTCTGTTCTGGTGACGATCGGCATCCGCCCGTTCGAACCGAGCACCGCCTACGGGTATATCGAAGTGGGCGAACATGTCCCATCCGTTGGGGGTGTCCGGTTTCGACGGGCGATTCGATTTGTCGAAAAACCTGACCGGCCAACAGCAGAACAGTACGTCTCCGGAGGGTGCCACGTTTGGAATTCCGGCATGTTTATCTGGCGGGTTTCGACGATTGAGCACTCCTTGGCGAAGCACTGCCCCGACCTCGGATCCCGAGTGAAGGGATGGGCTTTGAAAGCCGGCTCGTCGGATTTTCCCGCATGCATCGCGGACGAGTTTGGGACCTGCACCAAAATCTCGATCGACTATGCGGTGATGGAAAAAGCGGATAACATCGTCGTCGCAGAGGCAGAGTTTTCGTGGGATGATGTGGGCTCATGGCCGGCGTTGGAGCGGCATTTTCCCGCGGATGCGCGCGGCAACGTCCACATCGGAGATGTCGCGGCGATCGATTGCTCCCGCAACATTGTGTATTCGCGGGGCCGACTGACCGCCCTGGTCGGCATCGAGGACGCAATCGTTGTGCAAACAGACGACGTCACGCTGATCTGCCGGCGCGAGAGCGCGCAGAACATCAAGTCGCTGCTTGCCCATCTGCGCGAGGCGGGACGGAACGAGGTGTTGTGA
- a CDS encoding small basic protein yields MSMHSSLKSATRIAAKRNVLKRYERIDLLRKKGKWKDGDRAYGLPKTKPV; encoded by the coding sequence ATGTCGATGCATAGCAGTTTGAAGTCCGCCACGCGCATCGCCGCGAAGCGCAATGTGTTGAAGCGCTACGAGCGAATTGATTTGCTCCGCAAGAAGGGCAAGTGGAAAGACGGCGATCGCGCGTACGGACTGCCCAAGACCAAGCCTGTCTGA
- the uvrB gene encoding excinuclease ABC subunit UvrB, translating into MSRSPFRLVSEYQPTGDQPEAIETLVKSLESGNRFQLLEGVTGSGKTFTMANIIERYGRPTLLISHNKTLAAQLYAELKGFFPHNAVEYFVSYFDYYQPEAYIPQTDTFIEKDSSINEEIERLRLAATDALLNREDVIIVASVSCIYGLGSPEDYRTMTVEAARGQPLDRDAFLRALVDIQYGRNDVENKPGTFRVRGDTIDIFPSYARHGIRVELFGDFVDRIQRIETLTGRPEAELDHVVISPAKHFVTPYSKLERALQTIQEELEERVRWFEERGRLLEAQRIRMRTQYDLDMMRELGYCSGIENYSRHLTGRAPGERPFTLIDYFPGEFLTIIDESHATVPQIRGMYNGDRARKEVLVEHGFRLPSALDNRPIRFDEFLEITGPILFVSATPSEYERQVSAVTAQQIIRPTGLLDPLVEVRPLKNQIDDVIEEIRVRAERKERVLVTTLTKKTAEDLAEYLSRLDLRVKYIHSEIDAIERVEILRGLRKAEFDCLVGINLLREGLDLPEVSLVAILDADKEGFLRSETSLIQTAGRAARHVDGRVILYADTITDSMRRMIDITRERRERQMAYNRAHGITPRSIQKAIQESLAIRREAEEAERMVVREAGVDYDVQKTIAEIEREMLEAAERLEFERAALLRDQLFELRRASGAVVNSGAEPFGVGPVRYDRPARKQRGRRRTGAAASHAKRA; encoded by the coding sequence ATGAGCCGATCCCCCTTCCGATTGGTGTCGGAATACCAGCCGACGGGCGACCAGCCGGAGGCCATCGAAACCCTTGTGAAAAGCCTCGAATCGGGAAACCGATTCCAGCTCTTGGAAGGGGTCACCGGGTCGGGCAAGACCTTCACAATGGCGAATATTATAGAGCGCTACGGGCGCCCGACGCTCCTGATTTCCCATAATAAAACGCTGGCGGCGCAGTTGTACGCGGAGCTGAAGGGATTCTTTCCTCACAACGCGGTGGAATACTTCGTAAGTTATTTCGACTACTACCAGCCGGAAGCGTACATTCCGCAGACAGATACCTTTATTGAAAAGGACTCGTCGATCAACGAGGAGATCGAGCGGCTCCGCCTTGCGGCGACCGACGCCCTGCTGAATCGCGAAGATGTCATCATCGTGGCCTCGGTGTCGTGCATTTACGGGTTGGGATCACCCGAGGATTACCGTACCATGACCGTGGAGGCGGCCCGTGGGCAGCCGCTGGACCGAGATGCTTTTCTGCGCGCGCTGGTCGACATTCAGTACGGCCGAAACGACGTGGAGAATAAACCCGGCACGTTCCGCGTGCGCGGCGACACGATCGATATTTTTCCCTCCTATGCGCGCCATGGGATCCGCGTCGAGTTGTTTGGCGACTTTGTCGATCGGATTCAGCGGATTGAGACGCTGACGGGCCGTCCGGAGGCCGAGCTCGATCATGTGGTCATCTCGCCGGCGAAGCATTTCGTGACTCCCTACTCGAAACTCGAACGGGCGTTGCAGACCATTCAGGAGGAACTTGAGGAGCGGGTCCGATGGTTTGAGGAGCGGGGTCGATTGCTGGAGGCCCAGCGCATCCGAATGCGCACACAATACGACCTCGATATGATGCGCGAGTTGGGCTACTGCTCCGGCATCGAGAATTATTCCCGCCATCTGACCGGTCGCGCCCCCGGCGAGCGCCCGTTCACGCTGATCGACTATTTCCCCGGCGAGTTTTTGACGATTATTGACGAGTCCCACGCAACCGTTCCGCAGATTCGCGGCATGTACAACGGCGACCGCGCTCGCAAGGAGGTTCTTGTGGAGCACGGCTTTCGGCTCCCCAGCGCGCTCGACAACCGGCCGATCCGCTTCGACGAATTTCTGGAGATCACAGGGCCGATCCTTTTCGTGTCCGCGACGCCGTCGGAATATGAGCGGCAGGTCAGCGCCGTGACGGCGCAACAGATCATTCGCCCAACCGGTCTGCTCGATCCGCTGGTCGAAGTTCGCCCGCTCAAAAACCAGATCGACGACGTCATCGAAGAGATTCGAGTTCGGGCGGAACGCAAGGAGCGCGTACTGGTCACGACGCTCACGAAAAAAACGGCTGAGGACCTCGCCGAATATCTCAGCCGGCTCGACCTTCGCGTGAAATACATCCACTCTGAAATCGACGCGATCGAGCGTGTGGAAATCCTGCGCGGTCTTCGCAAGGCGGAGTTCGACTGCCTGGTCGGCATCAACCTGTTGCGGGAGGGCCTGGACCTTCCCGAGGTGTCGCTGGTTGCGATCCTCGACGCGGACAAGGAGGGCTTTTTGAGGTCGGAAACCTCGCTGATCCAGACAGCGGGACGCGCTGCGCGCCACGTCGACGGCCGCGTTATCCTGTATGCCGATACCATCACCGATTCGATGCGGCGGATGATTGACATCACGCGGGAGCGCCGGGAGCGGCAAATGGCGTATAACCGCGCGCACGGCATCACGCCGCGATCGATCCAGAAAGCGATCCAGGAGAGCCTGGCGATCCGGCGGGAGGCCGAGGAGGCGGAGCGAATGGTGGTGCGGGAGGCGGGGGTTGACTACGATGTTCAAAAGACGATCGCCGAGATCGAGCGGGAGATGCTGGAAGCGGCCGAGCGGCTCGAATTCGAGCGCGCAGCGCTGTTGAGAGACCAACTGTTCGAATTGCGCCGCGCCAGCGGAGCTGTCGTGAACTCCGGGGCTGAGCCCTTCGGCGTAGGGCCAGTCCGGTACGACCGTCCCGCCCGGAAACAGCGTGGGCGCCGCCGCACGGGCGCCGCAGCCTCTCATGCTAAGCGAGCTTGA